The genomic region ACAATCAAAAAAGCACAAACGAGCAAAGTGAAAGCCAGCTGCAAATAAAAATACATCCCCTTTTTCATATCAGCCTCCCATTCCTAATGACGAACCGCCTTGACGTCGCGCGATAGTCAGACACAGCCAAGTAATAAAGCCGAGAATCAAACTAAGCGCTGCCGCCATAGCAAAGTTCGCATTCAGGGTAAATTCGGTATAAATCGTCATGGGCAAAACATTCAGGTTGGTAGCCAAAGTAAAGGCCGTGCCAAACGCACCCATGGAAGTGGCAAAACAAATTGAGCCGGAGGAAATCAACCCCGGTGTTAACGCAGGCAAAGTCACATCTCGTAATAACTGCCAGCGGTTAGCGCCTAACGAACGCCCCGCCTCCATCAAGTTATGATCTAACTTCTCTGCAGCGCCCATCACGGTAAGCACGACACGAGGAATAGAGAAGTACAAATAACCAATAAAGAGACCGGAAATAGAATAGGCAAGCGTCCAACGGTCGCCAGTCAGAGCAAGGCCAAGCTCAGCAAACAAACCTTGTCGACCTGCGAGCATAATGACGAAGAAGCCAATCACCACGCCAGGAAACACCAAAGGAAAGCTCAACATGGCGACTAATATTGATTTGCCTTTGAACTCATGCCGAGTCAAAAATAAGCCCACAATAGTTGCAATGACTAAACTGGCGATGGTCACCACAGCAGACAATAAAAAAGTTGACCAAAGGCTTTTCAAATACATGGGTTTGGTCAAAATATACCAATAGCTAATGCCATGCTGCTCAGCCAATGAAAGCCATACCAGTTTTGCCATAGGTAATAGAAAAAATGCCGCACTGATAATCAACGCGGGGATAATTAATAAAGTGTATTGCCTGTTTTGCTTCATAAAAGATATTTCTTTAACTGATTACTTCAACATGAGTAATGAAAAGAGCGGCGGTCTGCACACCACCCTTTTCATTATTAAATTAACGGACTTCGTTCAAATAACGCTGAGCAAAATCACTTTGAGCTTCTGCCATCTTGGCAAAATCCACAGTTTTAGCCCGTTTATAATCTGATTCAGGCAAGAACTTCGCCTCAATCTCAGGTGTCATTGCAGAAGAGATAACAGGACGAAGATAGGCTTGCGCCCATACCTGCTGGCCTTTATCCGATAACACAAAATCCAGTACTTTGTGACCATTATCAGGATGTGGTGAGTTCTTCACCGCACTCATCACGTATGGCACGACCACAGAACCCTCTTTAGGAATGACAAACTGTACATTTGCACTGTCTTTGTATTTAGCGCGGTAAGCATTGAAGTCGTAATCCAGCAATATCGGAATCTCACCAGAAATAACCCGAGCGTAAGCAGTTTGCTTAGGCACAATTGGCTGGTTCTTAGCCAACTTTTTGAAGTAATTGATTGACGGGGTAAAGTTGCTCATATCCCCCCCAAAAGATTGGTTGATAGCTACCGCGCTGGCATAACCAACAAAGGCACTAGTCGGATCAAGGTAAGCGACCATACCTTTATATTCTGGTTTTAAAAGATCATCCCATGACTGTGGAACCGGTCTACCATCAAGCGCATCTTTATTAACAAAGAAGCCGATGGTACCAGAATGAATCGCAAACCAACGCCCTTGTGGGTCTTTTAG from Marinomonas rhizomae harbors:
- a CDS encoding ABC transporter permease, which produces MKQNRQYTLLIIPALIISAAFFLLPMAKLVWLSLAEQHGISYWYILTKPMYLKSLWSTFLLSAVVTIASLVIATIVGLFLTRHEFKGKSILVAMLSFPLVFPGVVIGFFVIMLAGRQGLFAELGLALTGDRWTLAYSISGLFIGYLYFSIPRVVLTVMGAAEKLDHNLMEAGRSLGANRWQLLRDVTLPALTPGLISSGSICFATSMGAFGTAFTLATNLNVLPMTIYTEFTLNANFAMAAALSLILGFITWLCLTIARRQGGSSLGMGG
- a CDS encoding ABC transporter substrate-binding protein: MSIFKKVSKLAVLSLGMTAGASFAADAICYNCPPEWANWGGQLELIKKDLGISIPMDNKNSGQSLSQLVAEENSPVADVVYYGVSFGIKAAEKGVVAPYKPKNWDKIPQGLKDPQGRWFAIHSGTIGFFVNKDALDGRPVPQSWDDLLKPEYKGMVAYLDPTSAFVGYASAVAINQSFGGDMSNFTPSINYFKKLAKNQPIVPKQTAYARVISGEIPILLDYDFNAYRAKYKDSANVQFVIPKEGSVVVPYVMSAVKNSPHPDNGHKVLDFVLSDKGQQVWAQAYLRPVISSAMTPEIEAKFLPESDYKRAKTVDFAKMAEAQSDFAQRYLNEVR